In Pseudomonas oryzihabitans, the DNA window GAGCAGAGCCGCGCCGCTCACGGCGAATAAGCCGGTGCGCCTGCGTCTCATCGCCGTCGGCTCGCGCATGCCGCGCTGGGTCGAGGAGGGCTGGCACGAGTACGTCAAGCGTCTGCCACCGGAACTGCCGCTGGAGCTCGTCGAGATCCCGCTGCAGACCCGTGGCAAGAACGCCGACGTCGCCCGGCTGATCCGCCAGGAGGGTGAGGCCATGCTGGCCAAGGTGCAGCCGGGCGAGCGCGTGGTGACCCTGGAGGTCACCGGCAAGCCCTGGAGCACCGAGCAACTGGCTGAAACACTCCAGCAGTGGCGCCTGGAAGCCCGCACCGTCAATCTCATGGTTGGCGGCCCCGAGGGCCTCGCCCCCGAGGTGCAGGCGCGCAGTGAGCAGCGCTGGTCGCTCTCGCCGCTGACCCTGCCGCATCCGCTGGTGCGCATCCTCGTCGGTGAACAGCTCTACCGTGCCTGGACCGTACTGGCCGGCCATCCGTATCACAAGTAGTCCGTACCTGCGATGTCGCAACCCATACGCCTCAAGGACCACGAGAAAGACGCCCAGCTCGTCCGCGCCCGCGTG includes these proteins:
- the rlmH gene encoding 23S rRNA (pseudouridine(1915)-N(3))-methyltransferase RlmH, which codes for MRLRLIAVGSRMPRWVEEGWHEYVKRLPPELPLELVEIPLQTRGKNADVARLIRQEGEAMLAKVQPGERVVTLEVTGKPWSTEQLAETLQQWRLEARTVNLMVGGPEGLAPEVQARSEQRWSLSPLTLPHPLVRILVGEQLYRAWTVLAGHPYHK